From Primulina eburnea isolate SZY01 unplaced genomic scaffold, ASM2296580v1 ctg1038_ERROPOS4800000, whole genome shotgun sequence, the proteins below share one genomic window:
- the LOC140820415 gene encoding uncharacterized protein — MIRRCVAEEEAKVILEQCHSSPYGGHFGASKTAAKLLQSAFYCPTLFKVLAKYDVKHKVTLAYHPQANGQAEVSNRRIKQILEKTVKTNRKDWALKLDDALWAYRTTYKTPIGMSPYRAFWAVKKLNFDMEASGEQWLLQLNEMEEFRNEA, encoded by the exons ATGATTAGAAGATGCGTAGCGGAGGAAGAAGCGAAAGTTATTCTTGAACAATGCCACTCTTCACCATATGGAGGCCACTTTGGAGCATCAAAAACAGCAGCAAAGTTATTACAGTCTGCATTTTATTGTCCTACTTTGTTCAAAG TTTTGGCTAAATATGATGTGAAGCATAAAGTGACCCTGGCATACCACCCACAAGCAAATGGACAAGCCGAAGTATCCAACCGACGGATTAAGCAGATATTGGAGAAAACGGTGAagacaaaccggaaggattgggcacTAAAGTTGGATGATGCCTTATGGGCGTACAGAACGACATACAAGACACCTATTGGGATGTCACCCTATAG AGCTTTTTGGGCCGTAAAAAAACTCAACTTTGACATGGAAGCATCTGGTGAGCAGTGGCTATTGCAATTGAATGAAATGGAGGAGTTCAGAAATGAGGCTTAA